DNA sequence from the Peptoniphilus sp. GNH genome:
CTCTTGAAAGGAGATTGCCGTCAGTGTAGAGATAGATGTTTTCCTCGTCAGACTCATATTTTAATTCCAGTGATTTTTTTACAAATTGATCGTCAAAATCTCCATATATTTGCAAAAATAATTCATTGAATTCTATGAAATTTTTCTCGACCTTAACATTGCCACTAGCGGCCTTAGTAGCTTCCAACATATCCACTATGAGATTTTTTAGCCGCTGAGAGTTTCTTCCCAAAATTTTTATATAGGCCTTGGCTTCCTCATCCATCACCTCTTTTTTCTCCAATATGTCTGTATAATTTATTATTGAAGTTAGAGGCGTTTTTATGTCATGGGTTATATTTGTTATAAATGATACCCTGGCTCTTTCCATCTCTATTTTTTCTCTTAGATTTTCTTCAAAGCTTGCATCTATGGCATAAATCTTCTCCAACTTATACCTAGTGTTTTCTCTTGCAAGCGGCGAAATCTTCCCGAGTTTTTCTCCTCTTTCCAACCCGTCAATGGCCCTTTTCATAATCTGATCTTGTATATAAAAAGAACTCAGCTCATAGATAGATCTACTAAATAAGACAAGTAATAATGAGCTTGAAACCAGACTTAGCCCAAGTAAAATTGCAAGTGCCAAAAATATGATATTAGAATTTTTATAGCCTTCTTCTTTTATAAGCTTTAAAAAAGAAAAATCCTTTAGACCGTATTCACCAGCTCTGATTGTTATTAGTCCAATTATTATAAGGCTTGCAAAAATCCCCAAAAAATTAAAGATTCTAGTTATTACAAGTAAATCAAGCACTAAAAATTCTATATAGGACCTTGCTACAATCCCACTTAATGTTTTGTTTAACTCATTTTCTCTCATTAGAGGTCATCCGCCTTGTAGCCCATTCCATATATGGACTTTATTATGTCAGGCTTTTTAGGATTGATTTCAACCTTTTCTCTCAAATGAGACATATGAACAGAAATTATCTTTTTCACATCGTGAGCTTCTTCTTCCCAGACATTTTCATAAATTTCATTCGAGCTAAATACCTTGCCCTTGTTTTTACATAAGAGATATAAAATTTTGTATTCATATGGCGTCAAGTTGACCTCTTTTCCATCTACAAATACTTCTTTTGACTTGTCATTTATCTCAACTCCGGCAATTTTTATGGTATTGCTTTCTTGACTCGCAGCACCAAGACTTGTATATCTTCTTATCATTGACCCAACTCTTGCAATTAACTCTATGGCATTAAAGGGCTTTGTTATGTAATCATCCGCCCCCACATTTAAACCTATTATCTTGTCTGTAATCTCGCTTTTAGCTGACAAAATTATAAGAGGGATATTGTTTTTTTCTCTTATTTTCAATATTGTTGATATGCCATCCATCTTGGGCATCATAAGGTCTATTATAGCAAGGTGGATTTCTTCATTTTTTATTATTTCAAGAGCTTTAAGACCGTCATAGGCCTTGAAAACTTTATAGCCTTCTGCTTCTAAATATATAGAAATAGCTCTCACTATATCTTCTTCATCGTCGCATACTAATATATTGTAAGCCATTGTATCACCTCTATTAAATTTTACCATAGCTAAGTCATTTTACGGCTAGCTTTTCCATTTACTTTCAGCTTCTTAGTAGAATTTTAGACTTTATAATGATAAGATTAAAAAATGAAGTTAAAAAATTTTTATAAAAGAAATAAAGACAAAACCATATTTTACTTTTTTGACGATTTGATATCTAGAATTGTAAATCATAGAATTTCCCTTTTGGCATCAAGTCAAGTTTATTATATAGTGCTTTCAATCTTTCCATTTTTGATAGCACTTGTAAACATACTTGCCCTTGCAGATTTAAAGACTAAAATCCTAATTCCAAATCTGCCCACGGCCCTTCCTGATGATATTAAAAAAATTCTTTTAAATTTTGTCAGCGGTGTCGAGGCATCTTCTTCGCCCCTTCTATTGATTGCTTCCTCGGCTCTTGGTCTATGGTCTGCATCTAGGGGATTTATGTCCATTATGCAAAATATAAATACATCTTATAAATTGCCTCATAAAAGACAATTTTTTATATCTAAAATATTGTCATTTTTTATGGCTCTGGTGTGTCTAACCTTGTTTACCTTGGCTCTGTTTTTCATGGTTTTTGGCGGTAGCATTTTGAATCTCTTAGAAAATATTTTGAAGGTGGATATAAGTTTTGATTATCTTATTTTAAGGATAAACTCCTATTTAATCCCTCTGATCTTTATAGGTGTCATGGTCTATATAATTTATTATGCAAGCCCTAACATAAGAGATAAAAAGACTTTTCCGAAGAGGCTTTTCTTGCCAGGGACTCTTTTTGCTATTCTAGGATTTTTCATAACCAGTAGGGCCTTCTCTTATTATGTAGAATCCATCAGCAAGTTTTCAGTAACTTACGGTTCCCTGGGAGGTATCGTAGTGTTTTTGGTCTGGCTCTATTTGATGAATTTTATAATTCTAACCGGGGGCGAAATAAATGCCCACTTTTATTGTAAGTTTATAGGATCAGATAATGAATCATCTATTTTTGAAGATTTAATAAAATGAACCGGAGCAAGGAGCTACAAAAGCCACATCCTCTGCTCCTTTTTCTTTTAAGGCCCTCGCAGCTTCATCTGCCGTCGCCCCACTTGTCAAAATGTCATCTAGTATTATTACCTTCTTTTTACTCAGATCGCATCTGCATTCAAAGGCTTCTTTCAAATTTTTTCTTCTTTCGATATAACCCAAGTCAACCTGTCTTTTCGTGTCTTTGACCTTATAAAGAAGTTCAATACAATCTATATTTGTAAGAGCCTCGGCTCGCTTTCCCATCTCATAAGCTTGATTATAGCCTCTTGCTCTTAAATCTTTTCCCTTCATGGGTATTGGACATATATAATCATAATCTGTCAGTTGATTTTCTCTTATAATATCTGCTACTAAATCTCCCAGCCCCTTATAAAGATAGGTCTTATCCCTGAACTTGAAGTCTAAAATCATATCCCTAATGACCCCTTGATACTTATAAGCCACAAAAATTTTGTCCAAATATTCAAGATGCAAGTCTTTAATAATCTTTGCCTTTACCAAATGTTTTTGGCAGATTGGACAAAGATTGTATTTTAATTCAAGCTCACTTCCACACAAGTAGCACTTATTTTTTGAAAAAATCATATTTCTCCCTCGCCTCTAAAATTCTAAGCGCCAATGAAGAATACCTAAGTCTGGTCTTGTTGTTTTCGACCATCATCCTCAAATATTTTTGCTCACCCACAAGAACTACTAGCTTCGAAGCCCTAGTAACTGCCGTATAGATTAAATTTCTATTTGCCAAAATTGGCGGCACAAAAGTCATAGGAATAATAACAAGAGGATATTCGCTGCCCTGCGACTTGTGGATTGTTATGGCATACGAAAGGCTAAGCTCCTCTGCATCTTTTAGACTATATGTGGCAAGCTTATTCTCATCATATCTCACAACCAAGTAGCCCTCGTCAGAATTCACTTCTTCGACTATTCCAGTGTCCCCATTAAAAATCCCCTGCTCAAAATTTCCAGTAAATTCGACCTCGTACTCCAGCTGATAATTATTTTTCATCTGCATTACCCGATCGTCCTTTCTAAAAATCTGATCTCCAACCTTTAACTCGTCGCCATGTTTTTTTGGATTTAAAGCTTCTTGCAACAATTTGTTCAGATTGTGGACTCCTATAGGAGTTTTTTTTATGGGACTTAGCACTTGAATATCCTTTTTGGGATCTAAGCCATAATAATTTGGCAATCTCTCTGTTACCAAGTTCACTATTTCTCTACTTATGTTCTCCATTGAAGACTTATTTACAAAGAAAAAATCTCCTCCCCTTTCATTTAAAAAAGGCATTTTCCCCTCATTTATAAGATGGGCATTTTTTACTATAAGAGATTCCTTTTCCTGCCTAAAAATTTCGTCCAGATTCACACTAGATATGACACCCGACTTTATAATATCTCTTAGGACATTTCCAGCTCCCACAGAAGGAAGTTGGTCCTTGTCCCCCACCATTATAAGACCTGCCCCCTCTTTTAGGGCTGTCAAAAGAGTGTTAAAAAGAAGCAAGTCTACCATTGAAAATTCATCTATTATCACTACATCGGCATTCAGTTCTTCCAAGTCATCTGTGTAAAAATCCGAATGTATATCCAGAAGCTTGTGAATTGTTGAGGCCTTTCTGCCGGTGGATTCTTCCATTCTCTTTGCAGCCCGACCCGTTGGAGCTGCTAATGAAACCTTCTTACCCATGCTCTCTAAAATTTCAAGTATCGCCCTTAGAGTTGTCGTCTTGCCCGTTCCCGGTCCTCCAGTTATAAGACATACTTTCTTAGTAACAGCTTCTCTTATGGCTAGCTTTTGCTTTTTAGCAAATTTATGACTATCAGCCTCTATACTCTCTATTTTGGCATCTAACTCTAAGAGATTAAGCTCCCTATCACTACCATCCAAAAGACTTATAAGCTTGCCGGCAGCAAAATTTTCTGCCTTATATATTTTGGTGAAATAGATAGATTTTGAATCACCATCTTTTTTTATGAAAATCTCCCTGTCTAAAATCAGCCTCTCCATAGCCATTTCCAAGGCTTGATAAGATACAGAGATCATCTTGTTTATGCTTGATGTAACTGTGTCTTCTGGCAAAAAGCAGTGTCCTTCTAGAAGGGCCATTTTTAAAATGTATTTTATGCAAGATTTTATTCTCATCTCTGAATCTTTGGAAAACCCCATTTTCCGCGCAAGTTCATCTGCTTTTTTAAATCCAAATCCCCTTATATCCTCTGCCAACTTGTAGGGGTTTTCCTTCACTCTTTCAATCGAAAGGTTGCCATAAACTCTATAAATTTTATTGGCATCAGTTTGAGAAATGCCAAATTCTTCAAAAAACACAAAGGCATCTCTAAGCCCTTTTTGCTCTGCAAATGCCTCTTTTATCTTTTCTAGCTTTTTTTCGCCTATACCTTCAATTTCAAGTAACCGTCTGGGATTTTCTTCTAAAATCTTAAAAGTGTCCTCTTTGAATTTTTCCACAATCCTCTTGGCCATTCTTTTGCCCACAAAGGGAATATTTCCAGAAGCCAAATAGGCAATTATGGCATCTTGCTCCTCTGGCAAAACCTCTTCGATTTTATCAAAGGAAAACTGTTCTCCATACTTTTTGTGAAAAATGAAATCGCCATCTAACTTGTACTCTCTGCCTTCTTTTATGCCAATTGCACTTCCTGTGCAAGTGATGTCTGTGTCCTCTGTCAAAAGTTTGAAAACTATGTAGCCATTTTCTTCGTTATTAAAGAATATTTTGTCTATAATTCCCCTTATTTCCAATCTGAACCTCCAAGACAATTTTACCATAGAAAATCGTCCTCTAAAACAAAAGACCCCTGCCAAGCAAGGGTCCAATCACATATTCCTAAAAAAATTGCTGTCGGGGTTTTGGTCAAAATTCAACTTATAACCCATCCTCTGCATTTCATTGAGTTTAAAAATCATCATATTAACATTTACATTAAATATGCTAGCAAGTTGATTATAAGTGGCCCCCTCCCTTATTAATTTCATTATTTCATCCTCATCTAAAAGTAAGTGGGCGGCAAATATATTGGCCTCGGTCTCCATTTCAGTCCTTATGTCAAAAAGAGTATATTCTACAAAATCTTGATTTTCTGCAAGGCTCTGATGATAAAAATCATGACCCAACTCATGAGCAAACACCATCCTGCGAGTGATATAATCCATATCGGGATTATATATTACAAATCTAACACCATCGATGATTTTATACATCCCCAAAACCTTGGTGTTTTTAAGTGCAGGCAAAAGCACTACATCTCTTTGCTCTAAGATAATCTCCGGGTCATTAGTTTTTTCTTCTTCTATGAGATTTTTCACATCTTCATATATTCTACCCGTCTTTATCAATTGCCTTTTAATAACCTCTTTCTATTCGCAGTGATTTCCTTGGCCTTGAAAAAGGCTTCTTGGATTGCCAATAAAACTGCTTCCTTATCTCCTTCTGAAATATCCCCTCCAGCAAATAAAGCACTGGCATTTTTTATCAAATCTTCCGCCTGATCTATGCTAGCTTCGCCATGTCTTTCGTTTACTTCCAAAATAAATTCGCTAGAAGAATCCATCAAATCCAAAAGATCCACATTAAAAACATCAGCCATATTTAAATATGTTTCCCTTCTAGCTGGGTGTCTTTCTCCTAATTCGTATCCCTTATAGGCTCTTAGAGACACACCCACAAGCTTTGCAGCCTCCGGCTGAGTCCAACCTCTCTCCTTTCTGAGAGCTCTTAACTTATCTTTAAATTCCATTTTTATACTTCATCCTCTCATAATTTTAACTTAGTGCTATCTTTGACACGATTATACTTTTTGCTTGCACTTTTGTCAAGTGCATCTCACCTTCTATCTTTGAGAGATAATCAAATTATTTAATTTATACTTTTGCATTTTTTATTCGCAAAACAAATTTTATTAATCGTTGAATTTATAATAATGTCTTATCAAAAATACATCTGCAACAAAAAACGGCGTCCGAAGACGCCATCATTTTTTGGAAGTTATGAATTAAAAAAATATTTCTGATGTCTAGCAAATAGAAAATTTAATTTCCTCAATAAGACCTTCAGATCAAGAAGCTTTAATATCAGTTCAATGAAATAAAAATATAAATACTTTAATCAAAGGACCGACTATAAGGATATCCTGCCTATTCTAAAATAGATTGCCGAGGCAAGTTGCTTATAAAAATAAAAAGGCTTCATGCCAAATCGGTTGGAAATAGTCCCTTCCAAATTGGCAATTATATTATATACGATTTGATATTATTTATCAACTTTATTTTTATTAAAATTCTCTTCTCTATTTTTCTTTTGCATTTTTATCTATCGACTTCTTACAATTATCCTTTTATTCTATAATTTTATCCTTTTATTCTGTAATTTTTCCTTACAAATTTTTATGCCGTTCTTTTATTTTTTCTTATAAAATTTTTTTACTTTGTTTATTTTATTATTTAAAAGCAGCAACTTATTGTTGCAATTTAGATTATGAAATTTTTTAATATCTTATTTCATCATTTTTCAAACAAATCTTCTCATTTAACTGTTTGCATCTACTTTATTTATTTACAAATATTAATTTTATAATTTCTCATTTAATCAATCATTTAATCGCAAAAATTGTTATTAAATAAACTTTTAATTGACACGTTTTATCATCTATGCTACATTATTATTGATTACAAAGGTCAAGTGTTTTTGGCAATTATATTTTATGCAGTTTCTTATTTTATGCAGTTTCTTAATCGTGATTTTTCAAAAGATTAAACTCTTTTAATTTTTTTATGTTTTCATGTTTATGCGAACCTCTTCTTTTATAATTGCCTCTAACTCTGACTAAATTTTAGGAGGATAAAAAATGAAAAAAACAAAACTTTTATCAATAGTAGGACTTATGTCTTGCTCTCTTTTACTTTTTGCTTGTGGCAAAAATGAAAACAAGCCAGCAAATGCAAATAAGGAAAATACAAAAGTAGAAGAAAAAGCAGAAGAAAAACCAGAAGCTGAAGCAGTTTCTCTTGCAGACTGGGAAGGCGAATGGAATAACATGGGCGGTTACTTAGACCGTGAAGAAGTACAAGGTGCTTTCAAGACTCTTGCTGAAAAAGAAAAAACTGATGAAGCAACTGCTAAAGCTGCTTATCTAGAAAAGAGAGCTTGCGAATTTGACGGTTTAAAGATTGAAGGAGATAAAATCACTTTCCTTTCAACTTTCCCATCAGAAAGTGGAGATGTTAAGGGTGAAGGTACTTACAAGTTCGTTGAAGCTAAGGAAGTTCCACATGGAAATATGACTCTTTCTTGGAATGTTTTCGAAGCTGAAGGAGACGGTGCTCCTTACAAATACCTTCTTATGATGCCTATCCATGGCGAAGAAGCTCTTACTCACTTCCATATGCGTTACGGAAATGATAAAGACGAACTTTTGGCTAAAGAAGGTTGGTTCCCAACATTTGTAAAACCTACATCAACAAATGACCAAATTATTGACGAAATAACAGAATAAAATAATTTTGATTGATAATTTTTAAAGGACAGGTTTTACCCTGTCCTTTATTTTTATAAGGAGAAAAGATGAATCTTAAAAAATGTTTACTAACAATCTTTCTTTGTCTTTTTGCTCTTACTGGTTGTGGATCAGAGTCTGCCGATAGTGACAAGCCTCTTGTATACACCTCCTTTTTCCCCGTTCACGACATGGTTTCTATGATAGCTGGCGATACTTTAAATGTTAAATCTTTTATGCCTCTGGATAAGGAACCCCATTTATGGGAGCCATCTGCTAAGGATATGAAGAGACTTTCCAAGGCGGATTTGCTAGTTGTAAATGGTGCAAATATGGAGCCTTGGCTGGATACTGTAAAAGAAAATCTACCAAATTTGGATATTTTGACCTTGTCCGATTCAGTAGATCTCATAACTTATAAGGGAGCTGCTGCCATAGGTGATTTTCAATATATGGCAAGGCTAGATTTGGATAAGGGCGTACACGAGATTGAGTTTGGTCACACTCACGAAAATCTCATGAGGGTCTGCTTTTTCAAAGACGATGGTTCAGATTTAAAGAACCTTGTTGCCAAGGGCAAGAAGATGATGGAACAAAAAGGAAAGCTAATTGCTCAGAATGAAACTTTTGATGTAGAGGAAGGCATAGTTTATGGAATTGAGATGGGTCACGAATCCGGCCAAGTCTTTTACAATATAAAAGATAGTGGAAAGTGGATTTTTATAAGTGACAGAATTTCTGAAAATCTCTTGCCCTACAATTTGCTTTCTAAAAAAAATAACTTACTTGCTGACGAGGGCAGACTAACTCCCCTTATGGAAGGTTCTTCTTCTGGTCTTGACAAGTTCACATATGACCCCCACTCTTGGCTTTCTGTTGTAAATGCTAAAAAGTATTTGAATGCCATCCAAGATAAGCTTATTGAAAAATATCCTAAAAATGCCAGATTATATAAAAAAAATAAGTTAAAGTACGTGGACAAGCTCACAGATCTTGATGCAATTTATAATGAGAAATTTAAAAAATTAAAAAAACGAGACTTTTTGGTGGTTCACTATGCTTATGCCTATCTGGCAAGAGATTTTGGCTTGGTTCAATACCCTCTTCAGGGCTTGACTTCAGTCGAAAGTCCCAGCTTGAAAACTATAAAAAAAGCAATTGATTTTGCCAATGTAAAAGGAATAAAAACCGTGTTTTATGAATATGGCAAGCCTGCTAAGGAAGCCCAAGCTCTAGCTGAAGAAATAGGAGGACAAATTTCTCCTCTAGCTTCTATGGAATATGTGACAGCTGAGCAAAAGAAAAATAAAATGGGTTATATCGAGCTTATGGAGATGAATATTAAAAATCTTTATGATTCTTTGGCAGAGTAATTTTATTTTTAATGTATTTTTATAAATTGCTTTACAAAATCCCTTCCACTTATTAAATTCATTTTTAATTGTGTAATTTGCTTATTTGTGTTAAATTTAGCATGTTTATTTATATGTTTGTGCTTTGATTTATTTTATAACTTATGGACTCTATTTTATGAGCTAAAAATTGTCCCTAGGCTTTAAAATCGAGGCTCAAATATTGTAGTTTGAAGCCGGTTCTTATCTTATCCGGCATTTTAAGGAGATTTTGTAAAGATGAAGAAAAAATTTTTTAAAGTATTATTTCTTATTTGTGTAGGTCTTGTATTTCTTACAGGATGCGGTGAAAATTCTGGCTCAAAAAA
Encoded proteins:
- a CDS encoding ZinT/AdcA family metal-binding protein, yielding MKKTKLLSIVGLMSCSLLLFACGKNENKPANANKENTKVEEKAEEKPEAEAVSLADWEGEWNNMGGYLDREEVQGAFKTLAEKEKTDEATAKAAYLEKRACEFDGLKIEGDKITFLSTFPSESGDVKGEGTYKFVEAKEVPHGNMTLSWNVFEAEGDGAPYKYLLMMPIHGEEALTHFHMRYGNDKDELLAKEGWFPTFVKPTSTNDQIIDEITE
- a CDS encoding response regulator transcription factor encodes the protein MAYNILVCDDEEDIVRAISIYLEAEGYKVFKAYDGLKALEIIKNEEIHLAIIDLMMPKMDGISTILKIREKNNIPLIILSAKSEITDKIIGLNVGADDYITKPFNAIELIARVGSMIRRYTSLGAASQESNTIKIAGVEINDKSKEVFVDGKEVNLTPYEYKILYLLCKNKGKVFSSNEIYENVWEEEAHDVKKIISVHMSHLREKVEINPKKPDIIKSIYGMGYKADDL
- a CDS encoding ImmA/IrrE family metallo-endopeptidase, which produces MIKTGRIYEDVKNLIEEEKTNDPEIILEQRDVVLLPALKNTKVLGMYKIIDGVRFVIYNPDMDYITRRMVFAHELGHDFYHQSLAENQDFVEYTLFDIRTEMETEANIFAAHLLLDEDEIMKLIREGATYNQLASIFNVNVNMMIFKLNEMQRMGYKLNFDQNPDSNFFRNM
- a CDS encoding ComF family protein, yielding MIFSKNKCYLCGSELELKYNLCPICQKHLVKAKIIKDLHLEYLDKIFVAYKYQGVIRDMILDFKFRDKTYLYKGLGDLVADIIRENQLTDYDYICPIPMKGKDLRARGYNQAYEMGKRAEALTNIDCIELLYKVKDTKRQVDLGYIERRKNLKEAFECRCDLSKKKVIILDDILTSGATADEAARALKEKGAEDVAFVAPCSGSFY
- a CDS encoding HAMP domain-containing histidine kinase, translated to MRENELNKTLSGIVARSYIEFLVLDLLVITRIFNFLGIFASLIIIGLITIRAGEYGLKDFSFLKLIKEEGYKNSNIIFLALAILLGLSLVSSSLLLVLFSRSIYELSSFYIQDQIMKRAIDGLERGEKLGKISPLARENTRYKLEKIYAIDASFEENLREKIEMERARVSFITNITHDIKTPLTSIINYTDILEKKEVMDEEAKAYIKILGRNSQRLKNLIVDMLEATKAASGNVKVEKNFIEFNELFLQIYGDFDDQFVKKSLELKYESDEENIYLYTDGNLLSRVISNLLSNINKYARENTNVEVKVKSGRELELSISNIAKEKLDIKEEDLQDAFVKIDKSRNTMGSGLGLYITKNLVHLLGGSFKLSLKDEIFTVEIKLKK
- a CDS encoding helix-turn-helix domain-containing protein → MEFKDKLRALRKERGWTQPEAAKLVGVSLRAYKGYELGERHPARRETYLNMADVFNVDLLDLMDSSSEFILEVNERHGEASIDQAEDLIKNASALFAGGDISEGDKEAVLLAIQEAFFKAKEITANRKRLLKGN
- a CDS encoding zinc ABC transporter substrate-binding protein; its protein translation is MNLKKCLLTIFLCLFALTGCGSESADSDKPLVYTSFFPVHDMVSMIAGDTLNVKSFMPLDKEPHLWEPSAKDMKRLSKADLLVVNGANMEPWLDTVKENLPNLDILTLSDSVDLITYKGAAAIGDFQYMARLDLDKGVHEIEFGHTHENLMRVCFFKDDGSDLKNLVAKGKKMMEQKGKLIAQNETFDVEEGIVYGIEMGHESGQVFYNIKDSGKWIFISDRISENLLPYNLLSKKNNLLADEGRLTPLMEGSSSGLDKFTYDPHSWLSVVNAKKYLNAIQDKLIEKYPKNARLYKKNKLKYVDKLTDLDAIYNEKFKKLKKRDFLVVHYAYAYLARDFGLVQYPLQGLTSVESPSLKTIKKAIDFANVKGIKTVFYEYGKPAKEAQALAEEIGGQISPLASMEYVTAEQKKNKMGYIELMEMNIKNLYDSLAE
- a CDS encoding YihY/virulence factor BrkB family protein is translated as MKLKNFYKRNKDKTIFYFFDDLISRIVNHRISLLASSQVYYIVLSIFPFLIALVNILALADLKTKILIPNLPTALPDDIKKILLNFVSGVEASSSPLLLIASSALGLWSASRGFMSIMQNINTSYKLPHKRQFFISKILSFFMALVCLTLFTLALFFMVFGGSILNLLENILKVDISFDYLILRINSYLIPLIFIGVMVYIIYYASPNIRDKKTFPKRLFLPGTLFAILGFFITSRAFSYYVESISKFSVTYGSLGGIVVFLVWLYLMNFIILTGGEINAHFYCKFIGSDNESSIFEDLIK
- a CDS encoding ATP-dependent RecD-like DNA helicase produces the protein MEIRGIIDKIFFNNEENGYIVFKLLTEDTDITCTGSAIGIKEGREYKLDGDFIFHKKYGEQFSFDKIEEVLPEEQDAIIAYLASGNIPFVGKRMAKRIVEKFKEDTFKILEENPRRLLEIEGIGEKKLEKIKEAFAEQKGLRDAFVFFEEFGISQTDANKIYRVYGNLSIERVKENPYKLAEDIRGFGFKKADELARKMGFSKDSEMRIKSCIKYILKMALLEGHCFLPEDTVTSSINKMISVSYQALEMAMERLILDREIFIKKDGDSKSIYFTKIYKAENFAAGKLISLLDGSDRELNLLELDAKIESIEADSHKFAKKQKLAIREAVTKKVCLITGGPGTGKTTTLRAILEILESMGKKVSLAAPTGRAAKRMEESTGRKASTIHKLLDIHSDFYTDDLEELNADVVIIDEFSMVDLLLFNTLLTALKEGAGLIMVGDKDQLPSVGAGNVLRDIIKSGVISSVNLDEIFRQEKESLIVKNAHLINEGKMPFLNERGGDFFFVNKSSMENISREIVNLVTERLPNYYGLDPKKDIQVLSPIKKTPIGVHNLNKLLQEALNPKKHGDELKVGDQIFRKDDRVMQMKNNYQLEYEVEFTGNFEQGIFNGDTGIVEEVNSDEGYLVVRYDENKLATYSLKDAEELSLSYAITIHKSQGSEYPLVIIPMTFVPPILANRNLIYTAVTRASKLVVLVGEQKYLRMMVENNKTRLRYSSLALRILEAREKYDFFKK